In Sphingobacterium sp. PCS056, the following proteins share a genomic window:
- a CDS encoding Lrp/AsnC family transcriptional regulator: MTKVEYNLDHVDYKILRLMQDNARINNADIARELSMAPSAILERVKKLEQKNVILQYNAKINPAAIDQKLLSFIFIKANDIIGEQKVGILLAEIPEVQEVHDIAGDDGYLIKVRTADSTALVDLMRNTLGKIEGIISTRTTIVLQTVKEEQQLVIPE, encoded by the coding sequence ATGACAAAAGTAGAATATAATTTAGATCATGTAGATTACAAAATCTTGCGTTTAATGCAGGACAATGCACGTATCAACAACGCCGATATTGCAAGAGAGCTCAGTATGGCTCCTTCTGCAATTTTAGAGCGTGTTAAAAAATTAGAGCAGAAAAATGTAATCTTACAATATAATGCTAAAATAAATCCAGCGGCAATCGATCAAAAACTATTATCGTTTATATTTATCAAAGCAAACGATATCATTGGAGAGCAGAAAGTTGGGATTCTTCTAGCCGAGATACCTGAAGTGCAGGAAGTCCACGATATCGCTGGAGACGATGGTTACCTTATCAAAGTTAGAACAGCTGATTCTACTGCTTTAGTGGATCTGATGCGTAATACATTGGGTAAAATTGAAGGAATCATTTCAACGCGTACCACCATTGTCTTACAAACAGTAAAAGAAGAACAACAGTTAGTTATACCGGAATAA
- a CDS encoding FUSC family protein, protein MRKTLMRYSLHSDFIIYLIRILIGFSIGYFLYISFPEYSAIWTLISIVLVISPDDTEATKIAFDRTKSNFIGSATGILFYFTNLPQMWSMLLGVITSVAICRLFNILSVARTAMVAMIIVVVHEHQLKSYIAALDRFACVTIGCVVGLLVTLSTSYMIKILREKYSMETFGE, encoded by the coding sequence ATGCGTAAAACACTGATGCGATATAGCCTACACTCCGACTTCATCATCTATTTGATCCGTATTTTGATTGGTTTTTCTATTGGCTACTTCTTGTATATCAGCTTTCCTGAATATTCGGCCATATGGACCTTAATTTCCATTGTATTAGTTATATCTCCAGATGATACCGAAGCCACTAAGATTGCTTTTGATAGAACAAAGTCCAATTTTATAGGTTCAGCCACGGGTATACTTTTTTACTTTACCAATCTTCCTCAGATGTGGTCCATGCTTTTGGGGGTGATTACATCTGTCGCGATCTGCAGACTCTTTAATATCTTAAGTGTAGCACGTACAGCGATGGTGGCTATGATTATTGTTGTGGTTCATGAGCATCAGTTAAAATCGTACATTGCGGCCCTCGATCGCTTTGCCTGTGTCACTATCGGTTGTGTGGTAGGCTTGCTCGTCACCCTGAGTACGAGTTATATGATTAAGATATTACGGGAAAAATATTCCATGGAAACCTTTGGCGAATAA